GGGGTCGCGCCGTAGAATGAGAGCATGTGGTCATTGGTGTGGCGGCCAAGCGTCATGACCACTGTCCCGTCCGCATCGAACTTGTCGTAGGCAAGGCCCACGTCATCCATATGCTTGGTCTCGAGCATGAAGTGGTGAGTCTTCTTTGCTCCCGGGAGACCGGCGAGCGCCAGGGTGTGGTGTCGACCGTTGCAGTGCAGGAAGTGGAGTTTGACCGTCAGTTCATCGTTGAGCTTCCAGTCGATGATGTCGGAGAGATGGAAGCCCAGGCCCTTGACATAGAAATCCAGGGCAGCATCTATATCCGGCACAGCCAGCACGTAGTGGCCGAACCCCTGGTCGCCGGTTGTGAAGCCCGAGACCCCGGTCGGCGAGATGAACGGCTTCTCGAACAGCTCCGTCGCGCCATAGTAGATCTCGACCCGGGTGTTTGCCGTGTCCGTGCACGAAATCAGTCCGAGGACACCGCGATCGGCCGCCAACTCGCCGCTCTCTGTTGTCACCTCGATGCCATGCGCTTCGAGACGCTTCTTGATCGCGAGTAGCGA
The sequence above is drawn from the Rhodococcus jostii RHA1 genome and encodes:
- the bphC gene encoding biphenyl-2,3-diol 1,2-dioxygenase, with protein sequence MSVQRLGYMGFEVADVPAWRAFMTEKLGAMEASSSENSARFRVDSRSWRLMVEKGPSDDISLSGYEVDSADSLLAIKKRLEAHGIEVTTESGELAADRGVLGLISCTDTANTRVEIYYGATELFEKPFISPTGVSGFTTGDQGFGHYVLAVPDIDAALDFYVKGLGFHLSDIIDWKLNDELTVKLHFLHCNGRHHTLALAGLPGAKKTHHFMLETKHMDDVGLAYDKFDADGTVVMTLGRHTNDHMLSFYGATPSGFAVEYGWGARQVEPGWSVVRYDKISIWGHKFVAERDRQVSSNAIEDELIDIDATLSAPAQA